The proteins below come from a single Cyanobacterium stanieri LEGE 03274 genomic window:
- a CDS encoding DUF565 domain-containing protein: protein MQDTRLNILLTGIVNQTVNFFRNPWRRLSLNIIGFLLGFFLASAISSIAGQAARWDVTFAFFFLIFTEGSNIIIYKNRNPNKPLWRTTLNALKIGFAYGLYLEALKLGS from the coding sequence ATGCAAGACACAAGACTAAACATCTTACTCACAGGCATAGTCAATCAAACCGTCAACTTTTTTCGTAATCCATGGCGCCGACTATCCCTGAATATCATTGGTTTTTTACTAGGCTTTTTTCTGGCTTCGGCCATTTCTTCCATTGCCGGGCAAGCCGCGCGCTGGGATGTCACCTTTGCTTTTTTCTTCCTTATTTTTACCGAAGGTTCAAATATAATCATTTATAAAAATCGAAACCCCAATAAACCCCTATGGCGCACCACCCTCAACGCCCTTAAAATCGGATTTGCCTATGGTTTATATCTCGAAGCCCTTAAACTGGGATCTTAA
- the purN gene encoding phosphoribosylglycinamide formyltransferase — MSAIISPDVSVEQLKSDIPVSLGVMASGSGSNFEAIARGIINGELNAKIKVLIYNNPDAKVKEKAEKLGIKAVLLNHRDFKTREELDQAIVEVFQNHGVEWVVMAGWMRIITNVLLDAFPRKVINIHPSLLPSFKGINAVEQALKAKVKITGCTVHLVDLAVDSGPILIQSAVPILDDDTPETLHQRIQVQEHLIMVRAIALLPHLKS; from the coding sequence ATGAGCGCAATTATTTCTCCCGATGTTAGTGTTGAGCAGTTAAAATCTGATATTCCTGTTAGTTTGGGGGTGATGGCTTCGGGTAGTGGTAGTAACTTCGAGGCGATCGCCCGTGGTATCATCAATGGAGAATTAAATGCTAAAATCAAAGTCCTCATTTATAATAATCCTGATGCTAAAGTTAAGGAAAAGGCAGAAAAATTAGGCATCAAAGCGGTATTATTAAATCATCGAGATTTTAAAACCCGTGAAGAATTAGATCAAGCCATTGTAGAAGTATTCCAAAATCATGGGGTAGAATGGGTGGTAATGGCAGGATGGATGCGGATTATTACCAATGTATTGTTAGATGCTTTTCCCCGTAAAGTGATTAATATTCACCCTAGTTTATTACCTAGTTTTAAAGGTATCAATGCCGTTGAACAAGCACTCAAGGCAAAGGTAAAAATTACGGGTTGTACTGTGCATTTAGTAGATTTGGCGGTGGATAGTGGCCCGATTCTCATTCAATCTGCCGTACCTATTCTTGATGATGATACCCCCGAAACCCTACATCAACGGATTCAAGTCCAAGAACATCTTATCATGGTAAGGGCGATCGCCCTCCTGCCCCATCTAAAAAGTTAA
- a CDS encoding Gfo/Idh/MocA family protein, with translation MSQYNIVKTPLKVGIVGTGYAAARRAEAFNASPHTQLVGVSGNTPEKTTTFGNTHHVKTVSSWQDLINDKEIDLICVSNVNSLHGQIIKEALLADKHIIVEYPLTINSSEAPELLNLAKVKRKLLHIEHIELLGGVHQAIKQHIFKIGNPFLASYETILSKPKVAPHWTYNYHDYGFPLIAALSRINRFTDLFGEVATVSCNARFWDAPESGYFSACWCQAQLMFKNQVGVNITYGKGDKFARSGRVLTIYGDEGVLLFEGEKGKLIQGDKVTDLEVGSRRGLFTQDTELILEHLLNDAPIYTTNRHSVYTLQVANAALESYKSKQTLSISN, from the coding sequence ATGAGTCAATATAATATTGTCAAAACTCCTCTCAAAGTAGGTATTGTTGGCACAGGATACGCCGCCGCTAGACGGGCAGAAGCCTTTAACGCATCACCCCATACCCAATTGGTTGGGGTTAGTGGTAACACCCCTGAAAAAACCACTACTTTTGGCAATACTCATCATGTAAAAACCGTATCTAGTTGGCAAGATTTAATCAATGACAAGGAAATTGATTTAATTTGTGTGTCTAATGTCAACTCTCTCCATGGGCAAATTATCAAGGAAGCCCTATTGGCAGATAAACATATTATTGTGGAATATCCCTTAACTATTAATAGTAGTGAAGCCCCCGAGTTATTAAATTTAGCCAAAGTAAAAAGAAAATTACTTCATATTGAGCATATCGAACTTTTGGGGGGAGTGCATCAAGCTATTAAACAACATATTTTTAAAATTGGTAATCCTTTCCTTGCTAGTTATGAAACTATTTTGTCTAAGCCGAAGGTTGCCCCCCATTGGACTTATAATTATCATGATTATGGTTTCCCTCTAATTGCGGCACTTTCTCGCATTAATCGCTTTACGGATTTGTTTGGGGAGGTGGCAACTGTTAGTTGTAATGCTCGTTTTTGGGATGCGCCTGAGAGTGGTTATTTTTCGGCTTGTTGGTGTCAGGCACAATTGATGTTTAAAAATCAGGTGGGGGTAAATATTACTTATGGTAAGGGGGATAAGTTTGCCCGTAGTGGTAGGGTGTTGACTATTTATGGCGATGAGGGGGTTTTGTTGTTTGAGGGGGAAAAGGGTAAGTTAATTCAGGGGGATAAGGTAACGGATTTGGAGGTGGGCAGTCGTCGGGGTTTGTTTACCCAAGATACGGAATTAATTTTAGAACATTTATTAAATGATGCTCCTATTTATACGACTAATCGCCATAGTGTTTATACTTTGCAGGTGGCAAATGCTGCCCTTGAGTCTTATAAGAGTAAGCAAACCTTATCGATAAGTAATTAA
- a CDS encoding GNAT family N-acetyltransferase — MTSSLSFSHHNPSSSSHRPLIRLATSEDISEIAEVLTHSFHHFSPWMAWLYPLMKMGIAEDLRDRIYTHNTEYYCLIATLEDNNSKKENIVGTVEISFRNLYGSWSKNKKCPYISNLAVKKEFRRQGIATQLLTKCEEIAQNWGHNNLCLHVLAENTTGQTVYMQNGYTIKQEETNLYSLFIKNKRRLLLQKSFINKPK; from the coding sequence GTGACATCATCATTATCATTTTCCCATCATAACCCCTCCTCATCTTCCCATCGCCCTTTAATTCGCCTTGCTACCTCCGAGGATATTTCTGAAATTGCCGAAGTGTTAACCCATAGTTTTCATCATTTTTCGCCATGGATGGCATGGCTATATCCCCTCATGAAAATGGGTATTGCCGAGGATTTGCGCGATCGCATTTATACGCATAACACAGAATATTACTGCTTAATTGCCACCCTAGAGGATAATAACAGCAAAAAAGAAAACATCGTCGGTACTGTAGAAATATCCTTCAGAAACCTTTATGGTAGTTGGAGTAAAAATAAAAAATGCCCCTACATCTCCAACCTTGCCGTAAAAAAAGAATTTCGTCGTCAAGGCATCGCCACCCAACTCTTGACAAAATGCGAAGAAATTGCCCAAAATTGGGGACATAATAACCTTTGTCTCCACGTCTTAGCAGAAAACACCACAGGGCAAACAGTCTATATGCAAAATGGTTATACCATAAAACAAGAAGAAACCAATCTTTATAGCCTATTTATCAAAAATAAACGTCGTCTCCTCCTACAAAAATCCTTTATCAATAAACCAAAATAA
- the nuoH gene encoding NADH-quinone oxidoreductase subunit NuoH, with protein MNSGIDLQGSFITSLIDLGLPPELAKTLWIPLPLVLMIIGATVGVLVTVWLERKISAAAQQRIGPEYAGPLGVLQPVADGIKLVFKEDITPAKADPLLFTLGPAVVVIPVFLSYLIVPFGQNLVITDLNVGIFIWISLSSIAPIGLLMAGYSSNNKYSLLGGLRAAAQSISYEIPLALAVLAVVMMSNSLSTIDIVEQQSGYGILGWNIWRQPVGFLIFWVAALAECERLPFDLPEAEEELVAGYQTEYTGMKFALFYVGSYVNLVLSALIVAVLYLGGWDSPIPIQNLASWLGVSETTPWLQVITASLGISMTVLKAYFLVFIAVLLRWTVPRVRIDQLLDLGWKFLLPVALVNLLLTAALKLTFPIAFGG; from the coding sequence ATGAACTCAGGAATCGATTTACAAGGAAGTTTTATAACCTCCCTCATCGACTTAGGATTACCCCCAGAGTTAGCCAAAACCCTGTGGATACCATTACCCCTAGTCTTAATGATTATCGGTGCAACCGTGGGAGTATTAGTAACCGTATGGTTAGAAAGAAAAATCTCCGCCGCTGCCCAACAAAGAATTGGCCCAGAATACGCAGGCCCCTTGGGCGTATTACAACCTGTCGCCGACGGTATTAAATTAGTTTTTAAAGAAGACATTACCCCAGCCAAAGCAGATCCATTATTATTTACCTTAGGCCCTGCAGTGGTAGTAATTCCCGTATTTTTATCATATTTAATTGTACCCTTCGGACAAAACCTCGTTATCACCGACTTAAACGTAGGCATCTTTATCTGGATTTCCCTTTCCAGTATTGCCCCCATCGGTTTACTAATGGCAGGTTACTCCTCCAACAACAAATACTCCCTATTAGGAGGTTTAAGGGCGGCCGCCCAATCCATCAGCTATGAAATTCCCCTTGCCCTAGCCGTCCTCGCCGTGGTAATGATGTCTAATAGTCTTAGTACCATTGACATTGTAGAACAACAATCAGGGTATGGTATCTTGGGATGGAATATTTGGCGCCAACCCGTAGGATTTCTTATCTTTTGGGTAGCCGCCCTAGCTGAATGTGAGCGCTTACCCTTCGACTTACCCGAAGCTGAAGAAGAATTAGTAGCAGGGTATCAAACCGAATACACAGGCATGAAATTCGCCCTCTTTTATGTAGGTTCTTATGTTAACCTCGTGTTATCAGCCCTAATTGTAGCTGTACTTTATTTAGGTGGTTGGGATTCCCCTATCCCCATCCAAAACCTTGCTAGTTGGTTAGGAGTCAGTGAAACAACCCCTTGGTTACAGGTAATTACCGCTTCCCTTGGTATCTCCATGACAGTATTAAAAGCATACTTTTTAGTATTTATTGCGGTATTATTACGTTGGACAGTACCTAGGGTAAGAATTGACCAACTTTTAGACTTAGGCTGGAAATTTTTACTTCCCGTAGCCTTAGTTAATTTACTACTTACTGCAGCCCTAAAACTTACCTTCCCCATTGCTTTTGGAGGATAA
- a CDS encoding glycosyltransferase family 2 protein — MFSIFILTYNEEIDIADCIKSASECDDIIVVDSFSSDKTIDIASKFPVRIVQHSFESHGKQRNWMLENIETKYDWVYLLEADERFTPELFNECLEVVKSLEYVGYYVAEKMIFLGTWIKYSSQYPRHQMRLFKKDKVSFIDFGHAEREVCDGKTGYLKNIYPHYTCSKGLSRWLEKHNRYSTDEAMENIRQREVNKTIRWRDLFFGETEVIRRRALKDLSFRIPFRPFFRWFYMYFILRGFLDGKAGFAWCVLQSFYEYFIILKVEELKQKN, encoded by the coding sequence ATGTTTTCTATTTTTATTCTTACTTATAACGAAGAAATAGATATTGCTGATTGTATTAAATCTGCTTCTGAGTGTGACGATATTATCGTGGTTGACTCTTTTAGTAGTGATAAAACTATTGATATTGCTTCAAAATTTCCCGTCAGAATTGTTCAACATAGTTTTGAATCTCACGGTAAACAAAGAAATTGGATGTTAGAAAATATTGAAACTAAATATGATTGGGTATATTTATTGGAAGCTGATGAAAGGTTTACTCCTGAATTATTTAATGAGTGTTTAGAGGTTGTTAAAAGTTTGGAATATGTGGGTTATTATGTGGCGGAAAAAATGATTTTTTTGGGTACTTGGATTAAATATAGTAGTCAATATCCTCGTCATCAGATGCGTTTGTTTAAAAAAGATAAGGTTTCTTTTATTGATTTTGGCCATGCGGAAAGGGAAGTTTGTGATGGTAAGACGGGATATTTAAAAAATATTTATCCCCATTATACTTGTAGTAAGGGTTTAAGTCGTTGGTTAGAGAAACATAACCGTTATTCTACGGATGAGGCGATGGAAAATATTCGGCAACGGGAGGTAAATAAAACTATTCGTTGGCGAGATTTGTTTTTTGGAGAAACGGAAGTAATTCGTCGTCGTGCTTTGAAAGATTTATCTTTTAGGATTCCTTTTCGGCCTTTTTTTCGTTGGTTTTATATGTATTTTATTTTGAGGGGTTTTTTGGATGGTAAGGCAGGATTTGCTTGGTGTGTTTTACAGAGTTTTTATGAGTATTTTATTATTTTAAAGGTGGAGGAGTTGAAACAAAAGAATTAA
- a CDS encoding DUF1350 family protein codes for MEWQERNGNWVLAPSQPIGIIHFLGGAFVATAPHVTYRWLLERLAYQGYLIIATPFINTLDHKNIALYVLNKFENLLQKLDNNTGLDVKYLPIYGMGHSMGCKLHLLIGSLFEVERAGNILISFNNYPLQKAIPFMDQIIPSITDNIKNNWKIDPNLQFEFTPSPEETKDIIKENYTTRRNLLIKFSNDNIDQTLTLQPILTNLFPNMISTLTLQGNHLTPLAQDIEWEVGEVFTPLDAIGQWVKQSFSKDIYSLEKEVSRWLNPAQYSVSTNN; via the coding sequence ATGGAATGGCAAGAAAGAAATGGTAACTGGGTATTAGCCCCTTCTCAACCCATTGGTATTATCCACTTTCTCGGTGGTGCTTTTGTGGCAACCGCCCCCCATGTAACCTATCGTTGGTTATTAGAAAGACTAGCATATCAAGGTTACTTAATCATAGCCACTCCTTTTATTAATACATTAGATCATAAAAATATCGCATTATATGTATTAAATAAATTTGAAAATCTGTTACAAAAATTAGATAATAACACAGGCCTAGACGTAAAATATTTACCGATTTATGGTATGGGGCATAGTATGGGTTGTAAACTTCATTTATTAATTGGCAGTTTATTTGAAGTAGAAAGGGCCGGAAATATTCTGATTTCTTTTAATAATTATCCTTTACAAAAAGCAATTCCTTTCATGGATCAAATTATCCCATCCATTACCGATAATATAAAAAATAATTGGAAAATAGATCCTAACCTACAATTTGAATTTACCCCTTCCCCTGAAGAAACAAAAGATATTATCAAAGAAAACTATACAACCCGCCGTAACCTATTAATTAAGTTTAGCAACGATAACATTGATCAAACTTTAACATTACAACCGATTTTGACAAATCTTTTTCCCAATATGATTTCTACCCTAACCCTACAAGGAAATCATCTTACCCCCCTAGCCCAAGATATTGAATGGGAAGTCGGTGAAGTTTTTACCCCTTTAGATGCCATTGGGCAATGGGTGAAACAAAGTTTTTCTAAGGATATTTACAGCCTAGAAAAAGAGGTATCACGGTGGTTAAATCCTGCCCAGTATTCTGTTTCTACTAATAATTAA
- the lnt gene encoding apolipoprotein N-acyltransferase — protein sequence MGLTVAPTNFWFLGWVAMIPLWMGIKKESLSETLLSCFAWGCGYHGLALFWITGIHPMTWMGVSWFNSILIALFAWIFITFWGAGLVVSWGAIFYGFIVYLSSVKKSSIYLFWKILLGIMIWCLLEKVWSFSPLWWSSISYSQSPYNLSILQFLKLSGITIVTSLLILVNSLLAEGCIAFKGSKYRYISFFKDDKKKYLSIPLGFFLLILFHGIGYFWYVQPIFNNPNEIVKVGIIQGNIPNTIKLYESGVARAIARYTKSYETLSQEGVDLIITPETAIPLYLNDIKTKTNLYSTILKQNTPLILGAFGKKENNFTNSLFLIDPPQNNNQQYDKIKLVPLGEYIPLGNILGKFINRLSPLDAHLIAGEKHQTFITPFGKAIVGICYESAYGEHFRAQTNQGGQFIITSSNNAHYSQAMPSQHHAQDVMRAIENDRWMARATNTGYSGIVDPHGNTIWRSDINQYQTYKGDIYRRQTQTPYVRWGDWLNGLFVIILTGLLIYCIII from the coding sequence ATGGGTTTAACTGTTGCCCCAACAAATTTTTGGTTTTTAGGTTGGGTAGCAATGATACCCCTCTGGATGGGGATAAAAAAAGAGTCGTTGTCGGAAACCTTGCTTTCTTGTTTTGCTTGGGGTTGTGGTTATCATGGTTTAGCTTTATTTTGGATTACGGGAATTCATCCCATGACTTGGATGGGGGTGAGTTGGTTTAATAGTATTTTAATTGCTTTATTTGCTTGGATTTTTATTACTTTTTGGGGTGCTGGATTAGTTGTTAGTTGGGGAGCTATATTTTATGGATTTATTGTTTATTTAAGTAGCGTAAAAAAATCTTCTATTTATCTATTTTGGAAAATACTTCTAGGGATAATGATATGGTGTTTATTGGAAAAAGTTTGGAGTTTTTCGCCCTTATGGTGGTCATCAATTTCTTATAGTCAAAGTCCTTATAATTTATCTATTTTACAGTTTTTAAAGCTATCGGGAATCACTATAGTAACTTCGTTGTTAATATTGGTTAATAGTTTATTAGCTGAAGGATGTATAGCTTTTAAAGGAAGTAAATATAGGTATATTTCTTTTTTCAAGGATGACAAAAAAAAATATTTATCTATACCTTTAGGATTTTTTTTATTAATATTATTTCATGGTATAGGTTATTTTTGGTATGTTCAACCTATCTTTAATAATCCTAATGAAATTGTTAAAGTTGGCATAATTCAAGGCAATATACCTAATACTATCAAATTATATGAATCTGGGGTAGCAAGGGCGATCGCCCGTTACACAAAAAGCTACGAAACATTAAGCCAAGAAGGAGTAGATTTAATAATCACCCCCGAAACAGCCATCCCCCTATACTTAAACGATATAAAAACTAAAACCAACCTATATTCGACCATCTTAAAACAAAATACCCCCCTGATTTTAGGAGCATTCGGCAAAAAAGAAAACAACTTCACTAATAGCCTCTTTTTGATTGATCCACCCCAAAACAACAATCAACAATATGATAAAATTAAACTCGTACCCCTAGGAGAATATATACCCCTAGGCAACATCTTAGGTAAGTTTATCAACCGCCTATCCCCCCTTGATGCTCACCTCATAGCAGGAGAAAAACATCAAACCTTCATAACCCCTTTTGGAAAAGCCATTGTGGGTATTTGTTACGAATCAGCCTATGGAGAGCATTTCAGAGCGCAAACCAACCAAGGAGGGCAATTTATCATTACATCATCCAACAACGCCCATTACAGCCAAGCTATGCCCTCTCAGCACCATGCCCAAGACGTAATGAGAGCCATTGAAAATGATCGATGGATGGCAAGGGCTACCAACACAGGATATTCAGGAATTGTTGACCCCCATGGTAACACCATTTGGCGCTCTGA